One genomic window of Polyodon spathula isolate WHYD16114869_AA unplaced genomic scaffold, ASM1765450v1 scaffolds_1585, whole genome shotgun sequence includes the following:
- the polr3glb gene encoding RNA polymerase III subunit GL b isoform X1, translated as MTINRTPSQRCPVVTRRKEECQSTFWRSTQQPVSQWNRSLLCWHSPRGAMAGRGRGRGRGQVTFNIEALGIGKGDVLPPPTLQPTPLFPPIEFKPVPLQPGEEAEYMLALKQELRGAMKNLPYFVKPAAPKKDVERYSDKYQSSEPTDNTIEWNPDWRRLPRELRIRVRKPLKEKALVDVPRRKQQARVDKEEIIRKLETLEKKEEESSEEEDEEEKTKKKKQEDEEQENEEEYDEEEFEEETDYIMSYFDNGEEFGGDSDDNMDEAIY; from the exons ATGACTATCAACAGAACACCGTCACAGCGTTGCCCTGTAGTGACCCGGAGGAAAG AAGAATGCCAGTCCACATTCTGGAGGTCCACACAGCAACCAGTTTCCCAATGGAACAG ATCTCTGCTATGTTGGCACTCGCCTAGAGGAGCAATGGCTGGGAGAggaagaggcagaggcaggggtCAGGTGACCTTCAACATCGAGGCTCTAGGGATTGGAAAGGGGGATGTCCTTCCTCCACCCACCCTGCAACCCACCCCACTGTTCCCA CCCATAGAGTTCAAGCCAGTGCCGCTGCAGCCAGGAGAGGAGGCTGAGTACATGCTGGCACTGAAGCAGGAGCTGCGCGGAGCCATGAAGAACCTGCCCTACTTTGTCAAACCTGCAGCCCCAAAGAAAG ATGTGGAACGTTATTCAGACAAGTACCAGAGTTCAGAGCCCACCGACAATACCATTGAATGGAATCCAG ATTGGAGAAGGCTGCCCAGGGAGTTGAGAATTCGGGTGAGAAAGCCCCTCAAGGAGA AGGCTCTAGTTGATGTCCCCAGACGCAAGCAGCAGGCTCGCGTTGACAAGGAGGAGATCATCCGCAAACTGGAG ACGCtggagaagaaggaggaggagagctCAGAGGAAGAGGACGAGGAGGagaagacgaagaagaagaagcaggagGATGAAGAGCAGGAGAACGAGGAGGAGTACGACGAGGAGGAGTTTGAGGAG GAGACGGACTACATCATGTCCTACTTCGATAACGGGGAGGAGTTTGGAGGAGACAGTGATGATAACATGGACGAGGCTATCTACTGA
- the polr3glb gene encoding RNA polymerase III subunit GL b isoform X2, with protein MAGRGRGRGRGQVTFNIEALGIGKGDVLPPPTLQPTPLFPPIEFKPVPLQPGEEAEYMLALKQELRGAMKNLPYFVKPAAPKKDVERYSDKYQSSEPTDNTIEWNPDWRRLPRELRIRVRKPLKEKALVDVPRRKQQARVDKEEIIRKLETLEKKEEESSEEEDEEEKTKKKKQEDEEQENEEEYDEEEFEEETDYIMSYFDNGEEFGGDSDDNMDEAIY; from the exons ATGGCTGGGAGAggaagaggcagaggcaggggtCAGGTGACCTTCAACATCGAGGCTCTAGGGATTGGAAAGGGGGATGTCCTTCCTCCACCCACCCTGCAACCCACCCCACTGTTCCCA CCCATAGAGTTCAAGCCAGTGCCGCTGCAGCCAGGAGAGGAGGCTGAGTACATGCTGGCACTGAAGCAGGAGCTGCGCGGAGCCATGAAGAACCTGCCCTACTTTGTCAAACCTGCAGCCCCAAAGAAAG ATGTGGAACGTTATTCAGACAAGTACCAGAGTTCAGAGCCCACCGACAATACCATTGAATGGAATCCAG ATTGGAGAAGGCTGCCCAGGGAGTTGAGAATTCGGGTGAGAAAGCCCCTCAAGGAGA AGGCTCTAGTTGATGTCCCCAGACGCAAGCAGCAGGCTCGCGTTGACAAGGAGGAGATCATCCGCAAACTGGAG ACGCtggagaagaaggaggaggagagctCAGAGGAAGAGGACGAGGAGGagaagacgaagaagaagaagcaggagGATGAAGAGCAGGAGAACGAGGAGGAGTACGACGAGGAGGAGTTTGAGGAG GAGACGGACTACATCATGTCCTACTTCGATAACGGGGAGGAGTTTGGAGGAGACAGTGATGATAACATGGACGAGGCTATCTACTGA
- the LOC121309942 gene encoding ankyrin repeat domain-containing protein 34A yields MGDGGVLQTEGNALLKAVFQGKLRLTRLLLEGGAYINEGNERGQTPIVAACLAGYEDPQSRQKMIKYLLEKGADPNIPDKSGQTALMHACAEQCGKDVVAMLLEYGADPSMKDYSGSSALVYAINKGDRDTLQVLLDACKAKGKEVIIITTDTSPSGTKKTKQYLNSPPSPGVEDKLSPTSCMSPSDVEIRTYASSGSEKEEKEDIFSFALTSALPLPSARPPGEKRAVPPRKHLKRLNSEPWGLVAPSVLSKATQEQQENVISELNGLSISSRPTLSRRHSIETHDPSSPKLIDRSCSEDSAVLHGSSWADKVQQHQLLYRRNTAPESQETSSTTCGVVPANVRTLAHPRLTRMDHYESDTHLCPESIPGSPDSGRVSAERRKYNTSPLSLLTSSSRESLENIPNSVSPITVRRRPPGLLERRGSGTLLLDRISHTRPGFLPPLNVNPHRPIPDIRENGNPPSPVHSSHKILVPVAPSSPKQEPRHKKKLLRRHSMQTEQMKQLSNFQDILAKKMIEFTGD; encoded by the coding sequence ATGGGAGACGGTGGAGTCCTCCAGACGGAGGGGAACGCCCTCCTGAAGGCCGTGTTCCAGGGCAAGCTGAGGCTAACCAGGTTGCTACTGGAAGGAGGGGCCTACATCAATGAGGGCAATGAACGAGGACAGACCCCAATCGTGGCCGCTTGCCTGGCAGGCTACGAGGACCCCCAAAGCCGGCAGAAGATGATAAAGTACCTGCTTGAGAAGGGGGCAGACCCCAACATCCCAGACAAATCCGGGCAGACAGCTTTGATGCACGCCTGTGCGGAACAATGTGGCAAGGATGTGGTGGCCATGTTGCTTGAGTATGGTGCCGACCCCAGCATGAAAGACTACTCTGGGTCTTCAGCACTGGTGTATGCTATTAATAAGGGAGATCGAGACACTCTGCAAGTGCTCCTGGATGCCTGCAAGGCTAAAGGCAAAGAGGTGATCATCATAACGACAGACACTTCGCCCTCGGGCACCAAAAAGACCAAGCAGTACCTCAACTCTCCGCCTTCTCCTGGAGTTGAAGACAAGCTCTCTCCCACCTCCTGTATGTCCCCCTCTGACGTGGAAATCCGAACTTATGCGTCCTCAGGAAgtgagaaggaggagaaggaagaTATCTTCAGCTTTGCTCTTACCTCCGCCCTCCCCTTGCCGTCTGCTCGCCCTCCAGGGGAGAAAAGAGCCGTGCCTCCAAGGAAGCACCTCAAAAGGCTCAACTCAGAGCCCTGGGGTCTAGTAGCTCCTTCCGTGCTGAGCAAGGCAACCCAGGAGCAGCAGGAGAACGTTATCTCGGAGCTAAACGGCTTGAGCATCTCCAGCCGACCCACCCTTTCCAGGAGGCACAGCATCGAAACCCACGACCCTTCCTCGCCAAAACTCATAGATCGCTCTTGTTCCGAAGATTCTGCCGTCCTTCACGGATCCTCGTGGGCAGATAAGGTCCAGCAGCACCAGCTGCTCTACCGGAGAAACACGGCGCCAGAATCTCAGGAGACCAGCTCCACCACGTGTGGTGTCGTACCAGCCAACGTCCGCACGCTGGCACACCCCAGACTCACCCGGATGGATCACTACGAGTCGGATACGCACCTGTGTCCAGAATCCATCCCCGGGTCACCCGATTCGGGACGGGTTTCCGCGGAACGCCGGAAGTACAACACATcccccctctccctgctcacaagtTCCTCCCGGGAATCCCTAGAGAACATTCCCAATTCTGTATCTCCCATCACCGTACGACGCAGACCCCCGGGGCTCCTGGAACGAAGGGGGTCCGGCACACTGCTGCTGGACCGCATTTCTCACACCCGTCCGGGATTCCTGCCCCCTCTCAATGTCAACCCTCACCGCCCCATCCCTGACATCCGAGAAAATGGAAACCCCCCCTCCCCGGTCCACTCTAGTCATAAAATCCTGGTGCCGGTGGCCCCCAGCTCCCCGAAACAAGAGCCCAGGCACAAGAAGAAGCTGCTGAGGCGTCACTCTATGCAGACGGAGCAGATGAAGCAGCTCTCCAACTTCCAGGACATCCTGGCCAAGAAGATGATCGAGTTCACCGGGGACTGA